The DNA region TTAGCAACGATAACCAGCCAGTTGCCGAGCGTTTAATCTTTAACAAGCATCAATCAGAATTGATTAATGTATCACTTGGTACCTCCGGCGTATCTGCCCAAAGGAAAGGTAAAGCAGCTTTTACATTTGATGCCACAAACCAGTCGAAGCCCGTTTTAGGTAGCTTCTCTGTTTCGGTTACCAATGCCAATAAGGTGGCTCCTGATGAGGATAATGAAACCAACATCCTTACTTCGCTCTTGCTCACGTCGGATTTGGCTGGCTACGTTGAAAAACCAAATCACTATTTCTTAGATGATGATCTGAAGACACGAAAAGAACTTGATAATTTAATGCTTACACAAGGCTGGAGAAGATTCATCTGGAAAAATATTATCAATAACGTTGGCCCGAACATCACCTACAAGCCCGAGGAGTCGATTACCATCAGTGGTACAGTAACCAAGGGCAATAAGCCAGTTCCTAATGGCAAAGTAATGCTTATGGCCACTAAAGGCACGCTTTATATCTTAGATACGGTTACAAACGCCGAAGGAAAATTCGTTTTCGATAATTTGAGCTTTACCGACAGTACCAAGTTTGTGGTACAGGCCAGAACAAAAACCGACCGAAAATTTGTAGAAATCAACCTCGATGTAGTGCCGGGGCAAATTGTTACCAAAAATAAGAATAGTGCCGATATAGACGTTAATGTAAACAATACCTTAATGAAGTACATTAAAGAAAGCGATAACTATTTTAATGAAATGACAAGGCTTGGGCTTATGGAACGAACGATTAAGCTAGATGAAGTGACGATTACGGAAAAGAAAAATCCGGCAAAAAACTCATCGAACCTCAACGGTGCCGGAAGAGCAGATTTTATAATGACAGCTGCTGATTTATCCACTTGTGTTACGCTATCGCAATGTTTGCAAGGCCGATTGCCCGGCGTAATTTTTCGCGGCAATATTCCCTATTTAATGCGCAGTCAGAATACGCCAATTCAGATTATCTTAGATGGCATGCCTGTGGAGGCCGACTTCTTAGATAATATCGTACCCACTGATGTTGAATCGATTGAATTGTTAAAAAATATTGGTAATACTGCCATTTATGGCTCGCAAGGTAGTGGCGGGGTAATCATTATTACCACCAAGCGTGGTGGCGGTACCAGTAGCTACGACCGTTATGCGCCCGGAATCGTTACCTTTAACCCTCGGGGCTTCTCTGTAGGTCGAGAATTTTATTCACCCAAGTATGATGCCGCCAGTACCAGTAGCAGGGCCGATTTGCGAACCACAATTTATTGGAACCCACAGGTGGTAGCCAACAACGATGGTAAGGCGAAGTTTGAGTTTTATAATGCCGATGAACCAGGAACTTACCGGGTGGTTATTGAAGGAATTGATGCCTTTGGACATTTGGCCAGAAAAGTTTACACTTACGAAGTGAAGTAAGGTGAAAGCCTAAAGCTGAAAGACCAAAGCGCATACTTTGTGCGAATGTTAGGTTAACTCATCGCTAACTCCTCCCCTCTGGGGAGGTTGGGTGGGGCTTAAAAAGGTGGAGGGTGTAAAGGTGAAAGCCTAAAGCTGAAAGACCAAAGCGCATACTTCGTGCGAATGTTAGGTTAACTCATCGCTAACTCCTCCCCTCTGGGTAGGTTGGGTGGGCGTTAAGTTGAAAGTTTCAAAGGGTTGCTTAAAAGAAATAAAAGTCCTTATGTGGTTAATTAAAATAACTAAAGCACAAAACACTTTAGCGATTACCAAGTTTATAATCACAACAACAAAATGAGCAGTTCCTAGCTCCCTCTCTTCAAGGAGAGGGCGGGGGGAGAGGTTCTTGATACAATTTTAAAAATGAATACAATAAAAGTAAGCGTAAAAGATAGGTTGGCAACGATCACATTCGATAAAGGAAAGTCAAACGCTTTAGACCGCGAGTTGATTACCGAACTGGATGATATGCTTAAAAATATTGCTGCCGACGACAATATAGGTGGCGTAATTTTAACCGGAACGGCTCCTTTTTTCTCTGCCGGGCTAGACTTGGTAGCGCTTTATAACTATAACGAAGAGGAAGCGAAATCTTTCTTCGAGCTGTTTTTTAATTTTACGGCAAACATTGTTTCTTTCAAGAAACCGATGGTTGCGGCCATAAGCGGACACAGTCCTGCTGGTGGCTGTGTAATTGCATTGGCCTGCGATGCCCGCGTAATGGCCGAAGGGCAATATATTATCGGGCTGAACGAGGTTCCGGTCGGGATTATTGTACCTAATAGCATTTTTCAACTTTATTCATTTTGGATAGGCAAGGCGGAGGCTTCACGAAGTTTACTTACCGGCAAGCTTTACAACCCCGAAGAGGCATTGAAAGTAGGCTTAATAGATGAACTGGTAAAAGGAGAAAGCTTGCTTACCGCGGCCGAGAGAAAGATAAAGAAGTTTATGGAACTCGAAAGCAACACATGGTCGCAAAGTAAACTTAATATTCGCGAGGAGCTCATTGCTTCGATGACGACCGACCAATCGGCGACACTCGAAAAAGTGTTAGCACAATGGTGGGCACCAACTACTCGCCACATTTTAAAAACCATTTTGGCTAGTTTGCAGCGGAAGTAATTCAGCATACAGTTCGCAGTTTTCAGCTTGCAAAACGAACAATTTAACAATATCAACAATTTAACAATACTGTATGTTCAATTATAATTCGCCGATGCTGAGAGAAGATGCCTTAAAAGGCAAAACCATTGTTATAACAGGAGGTGGAACGGGCTTGGGGAAAGCAATGGGCGTTTATTTTCTAAAGTTGGGTGCAAACCTGGTTATTACAAGTCGTAAATTAGACGTATTGCAAAAAACCGCCGGTGAGATGGAGGAAAAGACGGGTGGAAAGGTTTTGGCAGTGGCTTGCGATGTTCGCGAAGCCGATCAGGTTGAAAATGTATTGACCAAAACGCTCGAGAAATTTGGATCAGTAGATGTTTTATTAAATAACGCTGCGGGCAACTTTATTTCACCCACCGAGCGTCTGTCTGCAAATGCCTTTTCCTCTATTATCGATATCGTTTTAAAAGGTACCGTAAATTGCACATTGGCATTCGGCAAGCATTGGATTAAAGAAAAGCAAGCAGCAACCGTATTAAATATTGTAACCACCTATGCCTTTACAGGTTCGGCCTATGTAGTGCCATCAGCTTGTGCAAAAGGCGGCGTGTTGGCCTTAACACGATCGCTGGCCGTAGAATGGGGGAAATACAACATCCGAACCAACGCAATTGCACCCGGACCGTTTCCAACAAAAGGTGCCTGGGAAAGATTATTGCCCGGAGATTTAGCCAAGAAATTCGATTTTAAAAACCGGGTACCACTCAAAAGAGTTGGCGAACACCAGGAACTCGCAAACCTTGCCGCATTTTTGGTAAGCGATTTTTCCGGTTACATTAACGGAGAAGTAATTACCATCGACGGTGGCGAATGGCTACAGGGCGCCGGACAGATGAACGGATTAGAAGCCATACCGAGTGAAATGTGGGACATGCTTGAGCAAATGACGCGTAGCGCAAAGGGGAGTTAGGTTTTGAGTTTTGAGTTTTGAGTTTTGAGTCCGTGCCAAGGGCATCCCTTTGGGAAAGTCCGAAGTCCGAAGAAAATGCCAATCAAGTTAGTGATTTATTTCCAGCAATTCAACAATATAGCAATTCAACAGTTAACCAATTAATCCATTCTGCGATTTCATTCGATCCGTGTAATCAAACCAAAGGTAAAATATTATCTTTGCCGATATGAATATCTTACTTTTAGGTTCAGGCGGTAGAGAAAGCGCATTCGCTTGGAAAATAAGCCAGTCTTCGCACTGCGATAAACTAATTATTGCCCCCGGAAACGGTGGTACAGGAGCATATGGCACCAACATCAATATCAACGTAAACGACTTCGATTCGATTAAAAAAGTAGTACTTACCGAAAATATTGAATTGGTAGTTGTTGGCCCCGAAGAGCCCTTGGTTAACGGTATTCATGATTTTTTTCTGGCTGACAGGGCCATTTCGCATATTCCTGTTATTGGCCCGAAAAAAGAAGGCGCAATTTTAGAGGGAAGCAAAGATTTTTCTAAACAGTTTATGGAGCGTCATGGCATTCCAACGGCCGCTTCAAAATCTTTTACACCCGAAACTTTGGCCGATGGTTTGGCCTATTTAGAAAACCATGCTTTACCAGTGGTATTAAAAGCCGATGGTTTGGCAGCAGGCAAAGGCGTTTTAATTTGTACAGAAACTATCGAGGCGCAAGAAGAGTTAAAACTCATGCTTGGCGGTAAATTTGGCGCAGCAGGTGCAACTGTTGTTATCGAAGAGTTTTTAAGTGGCATTGAACTTTCCGTTTTCATTTTAACCGATGGAGAAAACTATGTTACACTTCCATCGGCAAAAGATTACAAAAAGATCGGCCAGGGCGACACGGGTTTAAATACCGGCGGCATGGGCTCTGTTTCCCCTGTTCCATTTGCAACGCCAGAGTTTTTACAAAAAGTTGAAGAAAGAATTATCAAGCCAACTGTTGAAGGCTTAAAGAAAGATAACATTGATTACACAGGCTTTATTTTCTTCGGATTGATTAAAGTAGGCGACGATCCTTACGTAATCGAATACAATGCTCGTATGGGCGACCCCGAAACGGAAAGCGTTATTCCACGAATTGAGAACGATTTAGTGGAGTTGTTTATGGCTGCGGCCAACAAGCAATTAAGTCAGGTTGATTTGGTAATCTCTGAGCAAACAGCCGCAACCGTAATGATTGTTGCAGGCGGTTATCCCGGCGAGTATTTAAAAGGAAAAGCCATTACAGGAATCGAAAACCTGCGTCATTCAAATGCTTTCCATGCCGGAACATTATTAGAAAACGATGTGGTTAAAACAAATGGCGGTAGGGTAATCGCCATAACAAGCTTGCAGAGCGATCTGTTTACAGCTTTGCAATCCGCCACTGCCGATGCCGGACGCATTTACTTTGACGGTAAATATTTTAGAGAAGATATCGGCTTCGATTTGGTGTAAGTTAGCTTAGCATCGAATAAAAGCCTTTAAACTAAAGAAGTCAAGTTTCAAAAAAACTTGA from Pedobacter endophyticus includes:
- a CDS encoding carboxypeptidase-like regulatory domain-containing protein; translation: MKLKITLALCFLLGLVGFTAFTIDDDPFAELLKKFEEYTVKYPQEKVHLHLDKPYYAIGDDIWFKAYVLNTKTAAPSTISKILYVELINEKDSLKKLLKLPLMAGISWGDFKLTDSLSEGNYRIRAYTNYMRNFGTEFFFDKTIKIGNSWANKVFTKTTYNFSKDNATDKVAATIHFEDKNGIAYSENEVSYDVQLDYRSIAKGKVKTDLQGNAAINFTNNQSFQNKSGKIIATLTLPNKEKVTKSIPITSTSNDVDVQFFPEGGTLVELLPQRIGIKATASNGHGENIEGTIVDENGTAITTFSTTYLGMGNVVFNAQAGKSYSAKVKFKDGSEKTFKLPLAAKSGYAISLNTTDTSNVVLRIMASADLINNNELKIIAQSGGNVYYASKAKMDKQVLQAVIPKSKLPSGIVQFTLFSNDNQPVAERLIFNKHQSELINVSLGTSGVSAQRKGKAAFTFDATNQSKPVLGSFSVSVTNANKVAPDEDNETNILTSLLLTSDLAGYVEKPNHYFLDDDLKTRKELDNLMLTQGWRRFIWKNIINNVGPNITYKPEESITISGTVTKGNKPVPNGKVMLMATKGTLYILDTVTNAEGKFVFDNLSFTDSTKFVVQARTKTDRKFVEINLDVVPGQIVTKNKNSADIDVNVNNTLMKYIKESDNYFNEMTRLGLMERTIKLDEVTITEKKNPAKNSSNLNGAGRADFIMTAADLSTCVTLSQCLQGRLPGVIFRGNIPYLMRSQNTPIQIILDGMPVEADFLDNIVPTDVESIELLKNIGNTAIYGSQGSGGVIIITTKRGGGTSSYDRYAPGIVTFNPRGFSVGREFYSPKYDAASTSSRADLRTTIYWNPQVVANNDGKAKFEFYNADEPGTYRVVIEGIDAFGHLARKVYTYEVK
- a CDS encoding enoyl-CoA hydratase/isomerase family protein; amino-acid sequence: MNTIKVSVKDRLATITFDKGKSNALDRELITELDDMLKNIAADDNIGGVILTGTAPFFSAGLDLVALYNYNEEEAKSFFELFFNFTANIVSFKKPMVAAISGHSPAGGCVIALACDARVMAEGQYIIGLNEVPVGIIVPNSIFQLYSFWIGKAEASRSLLTGKLYNPEEALKVGLIDELVKGESLLTAAERKIKKFMELESNTWSQSKLNIREELIASMTTDQSATLEKVLAQWWAPTTRHILKTILASLQRK
- a CDS encoding SDR family oxidoreductase, whose product is MFNYNSPMLREDALKGKTIVITGGGTGLGKAMGVYFLKLGANLVITSRKLDVLQKTAGEMEEKTGGKVLAVACDVREADQVENVLTKTLEKFGSVDVLLNNAAGNFISPTERLSANAFSSIIDIVLKGTVNCTLAFGKHWIKEKQAATVLNIVTTYAFTGSAYVVPSACAKGGVLALTRSLAVEWGKYNIRTNAIAPGPFPTKGAWERLLPGDLAKKFDFKNRVPLKRVGEHQELANLAAFLVSDFSGYINGEVITIDGGEWLQGAGQMNGLEAIPSEMWDMLEQMTRSAKGS
- the purD gene encoding phosphoribosylamine--glycine ligase, with the translated sequence MNILLLGSGGRESAFAWKISQSSHCDKLIIAPGNGGTGAYGTNININVNDFDSIKKVVLTENIELVVVGPEEPLVNGIHDFFLADRAISHIPVIGPKKEGAILEGSKDFSKQFMERHGIPTAASKSFTPETLADGLAYLENHALPVVLKADGLAAGKGVLICTETIEAQEELKLMLGGKFGAAGATVVIEEFLSGIELSVFILTDGENYVTLPSAKDYKKIGQGDTGLNTGGMGSVSPVPFATPEFLQKVEERIIKPTVEGLKKDNIDYTGFIFFGLIKVGDDPYVIEYNARMGDPETESVIPRIENDLVELFMAAANKQLSQVDLVISEQTAATVMIVAGGYPGEYLKGKAITGIENLRHSNAFHAGTLLENDVVKTNGGRVIAITSLQSDLFTALQSATADAGRIYFDGKYFREDIGFDLV